The following proteins are encoded in a genomic region of Sander lucioperca isolate FBNREF2018 chromosome 23, SLUC_FBN_1.2, whole genome shotgun sequence:
- the LOC116067080 gene encoding synaptonemal complex protein 2 — translation MDQNQTPILSQVAAAVLTVGDYELQVSLSEALCRLTPRKEREHRANQWFSCRDISRAFCDIRDVDFEVDCRRFLNFVNRYHGDQRRAFLDSTELFRPKDEKLDEFWIDFNVSSGCVSFFVDEPQGFLWGSIHLLKEEVDRYSLYLKQDGCTGAETVLSVQLNTPIMHQNSRGRTVELNFDPEHHRDLEEAAGRVFMKVKSSSPLKAPGGTVQVSPSAERPNGRCYGRKKPQSKSHLKILPLSSPSSEDDSSVTKTPVSRAEFLFDQIRHSTPSYASGVPVGAGLEDSKERTEEFGGNISALRKEVFSSDRKRAAPDSGYLSDLSFKKKRAEPHPEGAGSPSEGEGPNSPVTASLLLPAHLLMSQSSPEGAEPPGEEEGSPVEREGSPVEGAEPVKEPGAEPQMTSGITAAFNTFKSHLEQHFTGCWQNVETEILLSLKKCQQQVSALVTAISQHRLVLMQRFETSVSDQLNQLHENSSNLNAINTQMLSFFSV, via the exons ATGGACCAGAACCAGACGCCAATACT gtCTCAGGTGGCAGCAGCAGTTCTGACAGTTGGAG ACTACGAGCTGCAGGTCAGCCTATCAGAGGCTCTGTGTCGTCTGACTCCCAGGAAGGAGCGAGAGCACAGAGCCAATCAGTGGTTCTCCTGCCGTGACATCAGCAGAGCCTTCTGTGACATCAGAGACGTAGACTTTGAGGTg gacTGTCGGCGTTTCCTGAACTTTGTGAACCGTTACCATGGTGACCAGAGGAG AGCATTCCTGGATTCCACTGAG CTGTTTCGTCCTAAAGACGAGAAACTGGACGAGTTCTGGATCGATTTCAACGTCAGCTCAGGATGTGTCAGCTTCTTTGTTGATGAGCCTCAg ggctTCCTGTGGGGATCGATCCACCTGCTGAAGGAGGAAGTGGACCGTTACAGTCTTTACCTGAAACAAGACG GATGCACTGGGGCAGAGACGGTCCTCAGCGTGCAGCTGAACACTCCCATCATGCACCAGAACAGCCGAGGTCGTACGGTGGAGCTGAACTTTGACCCCGAACACCACAGAGACCTGGAGGAGGCTGCTGGGAGGGTCTTCATg aAAGTAAAGAGTTCGTCCCCTCTCAAAGCTCCAG GTGGTACGGTCCAGGTGTCTCCGTCTGCAGAGCGACCCAACGGTCGCTGCTACGGCAGGAAGAAACCACAGAGCAAGAGTCATCTGAAGA TCTTGCCTCTGTCATCTCCGAGCAGTGAAGACGATTCCTCCGTTACCAAG ACTCCAGTGAGCAGAGCAGAGTTTCTGTTCGATCAGATCCGACACTCGACTCCGTCGTACGCCTCAG GGGTTCCTGTGGGGGCGGGGCTAGAGGACTCTAAGGAACGGACGGAGGAGTTTGGAGGAAACATCTCTGCTTTGAGAAAG GAAGTGTTCAGCTCTGACAGGAAGAGAGCTGCTCCAGACTCAG GGTACCTGTCAGACCTGTCCTTTAAAAAGAAGAGGGCGGAGCCTCATCCAGAGGGGGCGGGGTCTCCATCAGAGGGGGAGGGGCCTAACTCACCTGTCACAG CCTcgctgctgctgcctgctcaCCTGCTGATGTCACAGTCCTCACCTGAGGGGGCGGAGCCACCAGGGGAAGAGGAGGGGTCACCTGTAGAGAGGGAGGGGTCACCTGTCGAGGGGGCGGAGCCTGTGAAAGAGCCGGGGGCGGAGCCACAGATGACATCTGGTATCACGGCGGCCTTCAACACGTTCAAATCCCATCTGGAACAGCACTTCACT GGCTGCTGGCAGAACGTAGAAACTGAAATTCTTCtgtcattaaaaaagtgtcaacaaCAAGTCTCTGCGCTGGTGACAGCTATCAGTCAACACAG gttagTGCTGATGCAGAGGTTTGAGACCAGTGTTTCTGATCAGCTGAACCAACTTCATGAGAACTCCAGCAACCTGAACGCCATCAACACACAGATGCTG agTTTCTTTTCAGTCTGA